From one Sporichthyaceae bacterium genomic stretch:
- a CDS encoding MFS transporter: protein MGEPNAGSLPGADPRADPAGVPPPTPPSGWRRAAIDISPLRHPDYRRLWAGNAIAFVGFQVTAVAVAVQVYNVTGSSFWVGMLGAVGLVPLVVFGLWGGAVADAIDRRLLLLIGSVLLWSSTLGLWAQSLAGLNNLAVLLVLVALQSAGFAVASSTRGAVIPRLIPTEQVAAANTLGFTTSNVGMLSGPLLAAALIARSSISAAYGVDAVLFTAALYAAFRLPALPPTGPSTGTPGLRSVIDGLAFIVTRPVLLMSFGVDIAAMVLAMPRALFPARAQNMGGDSAVGWLFASLAIGAVVAGATSGWIGRVRKQGVALVAAIVVWGLAVAASGLANKLWLAVALLAVGGAADLVSAVYRQTILQTYAPDEMRGRMQGVFIVVVAGGPRLGDVRAGTTAALAGTRASWVGGGLVCAVVVLFALLVPSFRNYDASRSAQEQVDL, encoded by the coding sequence ATGGGGGAACCGAACGCCGGGTCGCTGCCGGGTGCCGATCCCCGCGCCGACCCCGCCGGCGTACCGCCGCCGACCCCGCCCTCCGGTTGGCGCCGAGCCGCGATCGACATCTCCCCGCTGCGCCATCCGGACTATCGGCGACTGTGGGCGGGTAACGCGATCGCGTTCGTCGGGTTCCAGGTCACCGCGGTCGCGGTGGCCGTCCAGGTCTACAACGTCACCGGCTCCTCGTTCTGGGTCGGCATGCTCGGCGCGGTCGGACTGGTGCCGCTGGTCGTGTTCGGGCTGTGGGGCGGCGCGGTGGCCGATGCCATCGACCGGCGCCTGTTGCTGCTGATCGGCTCGGTGCTGCTGTGGTCGTCCACGCTGGGATTGTGGGCGCAATCGTTGGCGGGACTGAACAACCTGGCGGTGCTCCTGGTGCTGGTCGCGTTGCAGTCCGCGGGCTTCGCGGTCGCCTCCTCCACCCGCGGGGCGGTGATCCCGCGGCTGATCCCCACCGAGCAGGTGGCCGCGGCCAACACGCTGGGCTTCACCACGTCCAACGTCGGCATGCTCAGCGGACCCCTGCTCGCCGCGGCGCTGATTGCCCGCTCCTCGATCTCGGCCGCGTACGGGGTGGACGCGGTGCTGTTCACCGCGGCGCTCTACGCCGCGTTCCGGCTGCCCGCGCTGCCGCCGACCGGACCCAGCACCGGTACTCCCGGCCTGCGCTCGGTCATCGACGGACTGGCGTTCATCGTCACCCGACCGGTGCTGCTGATGTCGTTCGGAGTGGACATCGCGGCGATGGTGCTGGCCATGCCGCGCGCGTTGTTCCCGGCCCGGGCGCAAAACATGGGTGGCGATTCGGCGGTCGGCTGGTTGTTCGCCTCGTTGGCCATCGGCGCAGTGGTCGCCGGGGCGACCTCCGGCTGGATCGGCCGGGTGCGCAAGCAGGGCGTCGCGCTGGTTGCGGCCATCGTCGTCTGGGGCCTGGCGGTGGCCGCCTCCGGATTGGCCAACAAGCTGTGGCTGGCGGTCGCGCTGCTCGCCGTGGGCGGGGCGGCAGATCTGGTCTCCGCGGTGTACCGGCAGACGATCCTGCAGACCTACGCGCCGGACGAGATGCGCGGGCGCATGCAGGGCGTGTTCATCGTGGTGGTGGCCGGCGGTCCCCGCCTGGGCGATGTGCGGGCCGGGACCACCGCGGCGCTGGCCGGCACCCGAGCATCCTGGGTGGGCGGCGGGTTGGTGTGCGCGGTCGTCGTGCTGTTCGCGCTGCTCGTCCCCTCGTTCCGCAATTACGACGCGAGCCGCTCAGCGCAGGAACAGGTGGACCTGTAG
- a CDS encoding DUF445 domain-containing protein: MFGELPSWAIYLSMPLVAAIIGYVTKLVAVEMMFRPLEFRGIPPVLGWQGVIPRFAPRMASIAIDLMLSRLLTTTELFERIDGRELAVQLQEPMKVTIDEMTRELMSTYQPLLWESMPEVARRAVIWSVQRQAPKMVARLVEDLKRDPDSVIDLREVAVDALIRDKRLLVSLIRRIGRNEFKFIIRVGAPFGLVLGGVQAGVWALTHNDWVVPVFGGVVGFCTDWAALQLVFRPIKPRRFLRVLSWQGLFHRRRPYVINDYAALLAEEILTPANLFDAILTGPQSDKLLRLIAREVDVALQSRVGPAKPLLVLAVGGRKYQEMRTSIAVSALDRMRGELNAVGDYAMQKLDVRGTIVTKMSAMTDDEYENLLRPAFKQDEWKLISVGAVLGFLIGELQVHLFLR, translated from the coding sequence GTGTTCGGCGAGTTGCCGTCGTGGGCGATCTACCTGTCCATGCCGCTGGTCGCCGCCATCATCGGTTACGTCACCAAGCTCGTCGCCGTCGAGATGATGTTCCGTCCGCTGGAGTTCCGCGGCATCCCCCCGGTGCTCGGTTGGCAGGGCGTGATCCCACGCTTCGCCCCGCGGATGGCCAGCATCGCCATCGACCTGATGCTCTCCCGGCTGCTCACCACCACCGAGCTGTTCGAACGCATCGACGGCAGGGAACTCGCGGTGCAGCTGCAGGAACCGATGAAGGTCACCATCGATGAGATGACCCGCGAGCTGATGTCGACGTATCAGCCCTTGCTCTGGGAGTCCATGCCGGAGGTTGCCCGCAGGGCAGTGATCTGGTCGGTACAGCGGCAGGCACCGAAGATGGTCGCCCGGCTGGTGGAGGACCTCAAGCGCGACCCGGACTCGGTCATCGACCTGCGCGAGGTGGCCGTGGACGCGCTGATCCGGGACAAGCGATTACTGGTCTCGCTGATCCGGCGCATCGGGCGCAACGAGTTCAAGTTCATCATCCGGGTCGGCGCACCGTTCGGTCTCGTTCTCGGCGGCGTGCAGGCCGGCGTGTGGGCGCTGACCCACAACGACTGGGTGGTGCCGGTCTTCGGCGGTGTGGTCGGGTTCTGCACCGACTGGGCCGCGCTGCAACTGGTCTTCCGGCCCATCAAACCGCGCCGCTTCCTGCGCGTGCTCAGCTGGCAGGGCCTGTTCCACCGTCGTCGGCCCTACGTCATCAACGACTACGCCGCGCTGTTGGCCGAGGAGATCCTCACCCCGGCCAATCTGTTCGACGCGATTCTCACCGGTCCGCAGTCGGACAAGCTGCTGCGCCTGATCGCCCGTGAGGTGGACGTCGCGCTGCAGTCCCGGGTGGGACCGGCCAAGCCGTTGTTGGTGCTGGCCGTGGGTGGCCGGAAATACCAGGAGATGCGTACCTCCATCGCGGTGTCCGCGCTGGACCGGATGCGCGGCGAGCTGAACGCGGTTGGTGACTACGCCATGCAGAAGCTCGACGTGCGCGGCACCATCGTGACCAAGATGAGCGCGATGACCGACGACGAGTACGAGAACCTGCTGCGTCCGGCGTTCAAGCAGGACGAGTGGAAGCTGATCTCAGTCGGTGCGGTACTCGGTTTCCTCATCGGTGAACTACAGGTCCACCTGTTCCTGCGCTGA
- a CDS encoding MFS transporter gives MARRASAPAVARPVDEHGFEQRSHREILLVMSGLMIAMLLAMLDNMIVAPALPTIVGDLGGLQHLGWVITAYILGTTIGTPLWGKLGDLYSRKAMFMASIVLFLAGSALCGMARSMNELIAFRAVQGLGAGGLLVGVMAVLAVLIPPRQRGRYMGYFMAIMPVSMIAGPLIGGWITDHASWRWAFYVNLPLGGAALFVIAATMHLTKPPAKKVYIDWIGGALMVVWTTSLVLVTSWGGTQYAWTSTTILALIWVTFTAFLIFLYVESRVLEPVLPLGVFGNLNFSLVTALSFVVGFAMFGGMTFLPQYQQYVQGASATNSGLLLLPMMLGIITTSLTAGQISSRTGHYKTFPIVGPILMTTGLLLLSTMGVHTSRTVTGLFMFVMGLGLGQLFQITMLIAQNSVPMRDIGAATAGITFVRSMGGSVGVSLLGAVYAHRLADTLHDQLGAANPLGSGAELSPAMVRKMPQNVIDALQSGISHGASAVFFWGAMIALPGIVIGLFVKQVPLRGSKPAAEVEGMPAVPADAPTPVLTRAVASVPAVEPAEPVSGLTGWVRRPGGLAVPAAVVSVIGTDGRVLARTEVGADGAFALPDLPNGSYALAVLAPEFLPAATEVHVPQSGGLDVVLIERGSAANGAAATPELSPMH, from the coding sequence GTGGCACGACGGGCATCTGCACCGGCCGTGGCTCGTCCGGTGGACGAGCACGGCTTTGAGCAGCGCAGCCACCGCGAGATCCTGCTGGTGATGTCGGGTCTGATGATCGCGATGTTGCTGGCCATGTTGGACAACATGATCGTGGCACCGGCGCTACCGACGATCGTGGGGGACCTCGGGGGCCTGCAGCATCTCGGCTGGGTCATCACCGCCTACATCCTGGGTACCACGATCGGCACCCCGCTGTGGGGCAAGCTCGGCGACCTGTACAGCCGCAAGGCCATGTTCATGGCCTCCATCGTGCTGTTCCTGGCGGGCTCCGCGTTGTGCGGCATGGCGCGGTCGATGAACGAGCTGATCGCCTTCCGTGCGGTGCAGGGCCTGGGTGCCGGCGGCCTGTTGGTCGGGGTGATGGCGGTGCTCGCCGTGCTCATCCCGCCGCGCCAGCGCGGTCGGTACATGGGCTACTTCATGGCGATCATGCCGGTGTCGATGATCGCCGGCCCGCTGATCGGTGGCTGGATCACCGATCACGCCTCGTGGCGCTGGGCGTTCTACGTGAACCTGCCGCTCGGTGGCGCGGCGCTGTTCGTGATCGCCGCGACCATGCACCTGACCAAGCCGCCGGCCAAGAAGGTCTACATCGACTGGATCGGCGGCGCGCTGATGGTCGTCTGGACCACGTCATTGGTGCTGGTCACCAGCTGGGGCGGCACCCAGTACGCGTGGACCTCGACGACCATCCTGGCGCTGATCTGGGTGACCTTCACCGCCTTCCTGATCTTCCTGTACGTCGAGTCCCGGGTGCTCGAACCGGTGTTGCCGCTGGGCGTGTTCGGCAACCTCAACTTCAGCCTGGTGACCGCGCTGAGCTTCGTGGTCGGTTTCGCGATGTTCGGCGGTATGACCTTCCTGCCGCAGTACCAGCAGTACGTGCAGGGTGCCTCGGCGACCAACTCCGGGCTGCTGCTGTTGCCGATGATGCTCGGCATCATCACCACCAGCCTGACGGCTGGTCAGATCTCCAGTCGCACCGGGCATTACAAGACCTTCCCGATCGTCGGCCCGATCCTGATGACCACCGGCTTGCTGTTGCTGTCCACCATGGGCGTGCACACATCCCGTACGGTGACCGGCCTGTTCATGTTCGTCATGGGTCTGGGCCTGGGTCAGCTGTTCCAGATCACCATGCTGATCGCGCAGAACAGCGTGCCGATGCGCGACATCGGCGCGGCCACCGCGGGCATCACGTTCGTGCGCAGCATGGGTGGCTCGGTCGGGGTGAGCCTGCTGGGCGCGGTGTACGCGCACCGGCTGGCGGACACCCTGCACGATCAACTCGGCGCGGCCAACCCGCTGGGCAGCGGTGCCGAACTCAGCCCGGCGATGGTCCGCAAGATGCCGCAGAACGTCATCGACGCGCTGCAGTCGGGCATCAGCCACGGCGCCTCGGCGGTGTTCTTCTGGGGGGCCATGATCGCGCTGCCCGGCATCGTGATCGGCCTGTTCGTCAAGCAGGTACCGTTGCGCGGCTCCAAGCCGGCGGCCGAGGTCGAGGGCATGCCCGCGGTGCCCGCTGACGCCCCGACCCCGGTGCTGACCCGGGCCGTGGCGTCGGTCCCCGCGGTCGAGCCGGCCGAGCCGGTCTCCGGTCTGACCGGATGGGTGCGCCGGCCGGGTGGTCTGGCGGTGCCCGCCGCGGTGGTCTCGGTGATCGGCACGGACGGCCGGGTGTTGGCCCGGACCGAGGTGGGGGCGGATGGCGCCTTTGCGCTACCCGACCTGCCCAACGGCAGCTACGCGCTGGCGGTGCTCGCGCCGGAATTCCTGCCGGCCGCCACCGAGGTGCACGTGCCGCAGTCCGGCGGGCTCGACGTGGTGCTGATCGAGCGCGGCTCGGCTGCGAACGGCGCCGCGGCGACCCCCGAGCTCAGCCCGATGCACTGA
- a CDS encoding helix-turn-helix domain-containing protein has protein sequence MSVQTVGGTRERALAVALDMFSRDGYDHVSMREIAEELGVTKAALYHHFAGKEEIARELIGGYLGEVNVLVDWARATEPALPDLLSRWADLVRTQGLAVGKFIHANQRVVRDLGLQPGEGRRAVDLVADAVVGVGQAPELRMQVRMALICLHTAAIAAEGLGMPDDQVFALAQQVAAEIVQKAAAAQL, from the coding sequence ATGTCCGTGCAGACCGTCGGCGGCACCCGAGAGCGGGCGCTGGCAGTGGCGCTGGACATGTTCAGCCGGGATGGTTACGACCACGTCTCGATGCGGGAGATCGCCGAGGAACTCGGCGTCACCAAGGCCGCGCTGTACCACCACTTCGCCGGCAAGGAGGAGATCGCCCGCGAGCTCATCGGCGGCTACCTCGGCGAGGTGAACGTGCTGGTGGATTGGGCCCGGGCGACCGAGCCGGCGTTGCCGGACCTGCTGTCCCGCTGGGCGGACCTGGTGCGCACCCAAGGCTTGGCGGTGGGCAAGTTCATTCACGCGAACCAACGCGTGGTACGAGATCTGGGCCTGCAACCCGGCGAGGGGCGCCGGGCGGTGGATCTGGTCGCGGACGCGGTGGTCGGTGTCGGCCAGGCGCCGGAGCTGCGCATGCAGGTGCGCATGGCGTTGATCTGCCTGCACACCGCGGCCATCGCCGCGGAAGGGCTGGGCATGCCCGACGACCAGGTGTTCGCGCTGGCCCAGCAAGTGGCCGCGGAAATCGTGCAGAAGGCCGCCGCCGCGCAGCTCTAA
- a CDS encoding response regulator transcription factor has protein sequence MTTLGSTTASTPTQLRRADGSPVRVLVVDDEPSLAELLMLALRYEGWQIRTAANGTDALRTAHEFRPDAVVLDVMLPDMDGLTVLRRLRAEVGDVPTLFLTAKDAVTDRIAGLTAGGDDYVTKPFSLEEVVARLRSLVRRTLSVNANEENLLVVGDLVMDEESHEVRRAGELVNLTATEFELLRYLMRNPRRVLSKAQILDRVWRYDFGGQANVVEIYICYLRKKIDAGRPPMIHTLRGAGYVLKPAA, from the coding sequence ATGACCACCTTGGGCTCCACCACTGCCAGCACTCCCACCCAGCTGCGTCGCGCCGATGGCAGCCCCGTCCGGGTGCTGGTGGTGGACGACGAGCCGAGCCTGGCCGAGTTGTTGATGCTCGCGCTGCGCTACGAGGGCTGGCAGATCCGCACCGCGGCCAACGGCACCGACGCGCTGCGCACCGCGCACGAGTTCCGACCGGACGCCGTGGTGCTCGACGTGATGTTGCCGGACATGGACGGGCTGACCGTGCTGCGCCGACTGCGCGCCGAGGTCGGGGACGTCCCCACGCTGTTCCTCACCGCCAAGGACGCCGTGACCGACCGCATCGCCGGGCTGACCGCGGGTGGCGACGACTACGTGACCAAACCGTTCAGCCTCGAGGAGGTGGTGGCCCGGCTGCGCAGCCTGGTGCGACGCACGCTGAGCGTCAACGCCAACGAGGAGAACCTGCTGGTGGTCGGCGACCTGGTGATGGACGAGGAGAGCCACGAGGTACGTCGGGCCGGTGAGTTGGTCAACCTGACCGCCACCGAGTTCGAACTGCTGCGCTACCTGATGCGTAACCCGCGCCGGGTGCTGTCCAAGGCACAGATCTTGGACCGGGTGTGGCGCTACGACTTCGGTGGCCAGGCCAACGTCGTGGAGATCTACATCTGCTACCTGCGCAAGAAGATCGACGCGGGTCGCCCGCCGATGATTCACACTTTGCGCGGGGCCGGCTACGTGCTCAAGCCCGCGGCTTAG
- a CDS encoding MFS transporter: MIGETPDPRRWWALAVIGVGQLMIVLDATIVTVALPSMQTDLGLSDSGRQWVVTAYTLMFGGLLLLGGRIADTVGRKKMVLIGAAGFAIASAVGGAAVNPAMMFGARGAQGVFGAMLAPALISTLTVTFHEPTERGKAFGIFSALAGSGAAIGLVLGGLLTNYLNWRWTLYVNIPFAAVVAVGGVRFLRESTGRRRRGFDVTGAALGTLGLLALVFGFAEAQTHGWGAPSTLISLLVAAASLTCFVLVERVKASPLLPLRVVTDRNRAGSYLSVLAIYFCLFGLMFFLTFYLQNVLAFSPVRAGCAFLPISAGIMIAAQLSARLVARVAPRLLMVPGLLLLACGLLYLTRLRVESGYGWGVLPAMLLVGLGMGMAFMAGISTATLGVDPADAGVAGAMVNTCQQIGGSIGTALLNTVAARAAARYAGGHPGRGDLRVASVVHGGHAAVAVAAVVAVAAAMMVGGAVNARPRRSATLIVPETPAPIAPLTPGAASMESSTTAHGRPAIFAQATPSANGAVPRSPVLAGRVHDVAERPLSAQVSLLDPVGTEVATVASDAEGAFAVDLTPGRYLVTVSAPAHAPKAAVIEVPASGVELDVTLVDGRELTGTVYSSGRPVAGALVTLVDPAGGVLCASRTDGAGEYQLPAPAPGTWTLAAAAPGAGPVARTLHWPQDLPVQDLTLGSIARVRGYVRSTSGLPLPETTVRLVDGTGAAVAVRSTGEDGSFDFSGLPDGNYTVVAVGYPAVAQTLQVGPSDAGGQAEMNADITLRPQEPAGARP, from the coding sequence ATGATCGGCGAGACACCCGACCCGCGGCGCTGGTGGGCGCTCGCGGTAATCGGCGTCGGCCAGTTGATGATCGTCCTGGACGCGACCATCGTGACCGTCGCGCTGCCCTCGATGCAGACGGACCTGGGCTTGTCCGACTCCGGGCGGCAGTGGGTGGTCACCGCCTACACATTGATGTTCGGCGGCCTACTGCTGCTCGGCGGCCGGATCGCGGACACCGTCGGCCGCAAGAAAATGGTGCTGATCGGCGCCGCCGGCTTCGCCATCGCCTCCGCGGTCGGCGGTGCGGCGGTCAACCCGGCGATGATGTTCGGCGCGCGCGGGGCGCAGGGCGTGTTCGGCGCCATGCTCGCGCCCGCACTGATCTCCACGTTGACCGTGACGTTTCACGAGCCGACTGAACGCGGCAAGGCCTTCGGCATCTTCAGCGCGCTGGCCGGTTCCGGTGCCGCGATCGGTCTGGTGCTCGGTGGCCTACTCACCAACTACTTGAATTGGCGCTGGACGCTGTACGTCAACATCCCCTTCGCGGCGGTGGTGGCCGTCGGTGGCGTGCGCTTCCTGCGGGAATCCACCGGCCGCCGGCGTCGTGGGTTCGACGTCACCGGGGCGGCGTTGGGCACCCTCGGCCTGTTGGCCCTGGTGTTCGGCTTCGCCGAGGCGCAGACCCACGGCTGGGGTGCGCCCAGCACACTGATCTCGCTGCTGGTCGCGGCCGCCTCGTTGACCTGCTTCGTGCTGGTGGAGCGGGTCAAGGCGAGTCCGCTGCTGCCCTTGCGGGTGGTCACCGACCGCAACCGCGCCGGGTCCTACCTGTCGGTGCTGGCCATCTACTTCTGCCTGTTCGGCCTGATGTTCTTCCTGACCTTCTACCTGCAGAACGTGCTGGCATTCTCCCCGGTACGGGCCGGGTGCGCGTTCCTGCCGATCAGCGCCGGGATCATGATCGCGGCCCAGTTGTCCGCGCGCCTGGTGGCGCGCGTAGCACCGCGGCTGTTGATGGTGCCCGGCCTGCTGCTGCTCGCGTGTGGCCTGCTGTACCTGACCCGCCTGCGGGTGGAATCCGGATACGGCTGGGGCGTCCTGCCCGCGATGCTGCTGGTCGGCCTCGGCATGGGTATGGCGTTCATGGCCGGCATCAGCACCGCGACGCTGGGCGTGGACCCGGCCGACGCGGGGGTGGCCGGGGCCATGGTCAACACCTGCCAGCAGATCGGCGGCTCCATCGGCACCGCGCTGCTGAACACCGTCGCCGCTCGGGCCGCCGCGCGTTACGCGGGCGGCCACCCCGGCCGAGGTGACCTCAGAGTGGCCTCGGTGGTACACGGCGGGCACGCCGCAGTTGCGGTTGCCGCCGTTGTGGCCGTCGCGGCTGCGATGATGGTGGGCGGGGCGGTCAACGCACGACCGCGCCGTTCGGCGACCTTGATCGTTCCGGAGACCCCGGCACCGATCGCCCCCTTGACCCCGGGAGCAGCGAGCATGGAGTCCTCCACCACTGCCCACGGCCGCCCGGCGATCTTTGCGCAGGCGACCCCCTCCGCCAATGGCGCGGTCCCGCGCAGTCCGGTGCTCGCCGGTCGGGTGCACGACGTGGCCGAGCGGCCGCTGTCCGCACAGGTGAGCCTGCTGGACCCGGTCGGCACTGAGGTGGCCACCGTGGCCAGCGACGCCGAGGGCGCCTTCGCGGTGGACCTGACGCCGGGCCGCTATCTGGTCACGGTGAGCGCCCCCGCCCACGCGCCCAAGGCCGCGGTGATCGAGGTGCCCGCCTCCGGTGTGGAACTGGACGTGACGCTGGTCGACGGGCGTGAGCTGACCGGGACCGTGTACAGCAGTGGCAGGCCGGTCGCCGGTGCGCTGGTGACGTTGGTCGATCCCGCCGGCGGCGTGCTGTGCGCGTCGCGTACCGACGGGGCCGGGGAATATCAGCTGCCCGCGCCGGCCCCCGGCACCTGGACGCTGGCCGCGGCCGCACCCGGCGCGGGTCCGGTGGCCCGGACGCTGCACTGGCCGCAGGACCTGCCGGTGCAGGACCTGACTCTGGGCTCGATCGCTCGGGTTCGCGGTTACGTCCGATCCACCTCCGGCCTTCCGCTGCCCGAGACCACAGTGCGGTTGGTGGACGGCACGGGCGCCGCGGTCGCGGTGCGCAGCACCGGCGAGGACGGCAGCTTCGACTTTTCCGGTCTCCCGGACGGGAATTACACGGTGGTGGCCGTCGGGTATCCGGCCGTCGCGCAAACACTGCAGGTCGGCCCCAGCGACGCGGGCGGGCAGGCCGAGATGAACGCGGACATCACGCTGCGTCCGCAGGAGCCTGCCGGCGCCCGACCTTGA
- a CDS encoding polyprenyl synthetase family protein, producing the protein MMPATPQGLQDVRRLVQPALRAAVSRLDPTTCAVTGYHFGWPASDGAPAAADGGKAVRPWLAMLSARAVGADPEIAVPGAVAVELVHNFSLLHDDLIDSDTERRHRTTVWARWGAPSAILTGDALLALAQEVLLDVPGPTGAAAARLLAVATRELIRGQVEDMAYERRPEIDVTEVLAMAEAKTSALLSASAAIGAVLSAAPADAVAGLADYGRHLGLAFQLVDDVLGIWGDPAFTGKPARSDLRSRKTSLPVARVIGLGGPAATEVSTWLAGADEAGEDLLDGIAEVLEEAGGRAWARQQAAGHAAAASAALDRVGAPAEVLAELRELAAFVVGREA; encoded by the coding sequence ATGATGCCCGCCACGCCGCAGGGACTGCAGGACGTACGCCGCCTGGTGCAGCCGGCACTGCGGGCGGCCGTCAGTCGGTTGGATCCGACCACCTGCGCCGTGACGGGCTATCACTTCGGTTGGCCGGCATCGGATGGCGCGCCGGCCGCGGCCGACGGCGGTAAAGCCGTGCGACCCTGGCTGGCCATGCTCTCCGCACGCGCGGTCGGCGCCGACCCGGAGATCGCCGTGCCCGGCGCGGTGGCCGTGGAACTGGTGCACAACTTCTCTTTACTGCACGACGACCTGATCGACAGCGACACCGAGCGCCGGCACCGCACCACGGTGTGGGCGCGGTGGGGCGCGCCGAGCGCAATCCTCACCGGGGACGCGTTGCTCGCGCTGGCTCAGGAGGTGCTGCTGGACGTGCCCGGCCCCACCGGAGCGGCAGCCGCGCGGCTGCTCGCCGTGGCCACCCGCGAGCTGATTCGGGGTCAGGTCGAGGACATGGCCTACGAGCGGCGCCCGGAGATCGACGTGACCGAGGTACTGGCCATGGCCGAGGCGAAGACCTCGGCACTGCTGTCCGCGTCCGCCGCGATCGGTGCGGTGTTGTCCGCTGCCCCGGCGGACGCGGTGGCCGGGCTGGCCGACTACGGCCGTCATCTCGGGTTGGCCTTCCAACTCGTCGATGATGTGTTGGGTATCTGGGGTGATCCCGCGTTTACCGGTAAGCCCGCGCGCTCCGACCTGCGATCACGCAAGACCTCGCTACCGGTGGCCCGGGTGATCGGGCTCGGTGGACCGGCGGCCACCGAGGTCAGCACCTGGCTGGCCGGAGCGGATGAGGCGGGCGAGGACCTGCTCGACGGCATCGCGGAGGTACTCGAGGAGGCGGGCGGGCGCGCATGGGCCCGGCAGCAGGCGGCCGGGCACGCCGCGGCGGCGTCGGCGGCGCTGGACCGCGTCGGCGCTCCCGCGGAGGTGCTCGCCGAACTGCGCGAACTAGCCGCGTTCGTGGTCGGGCGCGAGGCGTGA
- a CDS encoding FAD-dependent monooxygenase, with amino-acid sequence MRIVCVGGGPAGLFFAIAAKQTDASHEIAVFERDPAGSTYGWGVTFGDDLLDLMHFQDPVSARAVEASCVLWRGREVWLPQGPPGWFRGYGYSLMRSRFLEILTDRAVDLGVQVHHQQPVDTDTDVDADLVVAADGVHSRLRQAAAEKFGTSLSTGANQYIWLGTDVRFAKLTLALVETAAGPIWFQAYPSTPQVSTCVVECSSQTWHGLGLDTAEEPDALRILEQVFSAALGGGRLIGRARGQAAGWLRFDHVTNNVWYRDNVVLIGDAAHTTHFSLASGTRLALHDGLVLARTLSKHRELSDALVDYDRRRRPALVNVQLRALESMRWFENLPSTRGMDGGTFGYGITRRGIGLPPRWRMRLGQSGPIRALRRRQDDRDHRWATRDRARPAPPRGSRLAPDHERG; translated from the coding sequence GTGCGCATTGTCTGTGTCGGGGGGGGACCGGCGGGGTTGTTCTTCGCGATCGCCGCGAAGCAGACCGACGCCTCCCACGAGATCGCCGTGTTCGAACGTGACCCGGCCGGGTCCACCTACGGCTGGGGGGTGACTTTCGGCGACGACCTACTGGATCTCATGCATTTCCAGGACCCGGTCAGTGCCCGCGCCGTGGAGGCGAGCTGCGTGCTGTGGCGGGGTCGGGAGGTCTGGCTACCGCAGGGCCCGCCCGGCTGGTTCCGCGGGTACGGGTACAGCCTGATGCGCTCGAGGTTCCTGGAGATCCTCACCGACCGGGCCGTTGACCTGGGCGTGCAGGTGCACCACCAGCAGCCGGTGGACACAGACACCGACGTCGACGCCGACCTGGTGGTCGCCGCCGACGGCGTACACAGTCGGCTGCGCCAGGCAGCGGCCGAGAAGTTCGGCACCAGCCTCAGCACCGGCGCCAACCAGTACATCTGGTTGGGCACCGACGTCAGATTCGCCAAGCTCACGCTGGCCCTGGTCGAGACCGCGGCCGGCCCGATCTGGTTCCAGGCCTACCCGTCCACGCCGCAGGTGAGCACCTGCGTCGTCGAGTGCTCGTCGCAGACCTGGCACGGCCTCGGGCTGGACACCGCGGAGGAGCCGGACGCCCTGAGGATCCTGGAGCAGGTTTTTTCCGCCGCGCTGGGCGGCGGGCGGCTGATCGGCCGCGCCCGCGGCCAGGCGGCAGGCTGGCTGCGCTTCGACCATGTCACCAACAACGTCTGGTACCGCGACAATGTGGTGCTGATCGGCGACGCCGCGCACACCACGCACTTCTCGCTGGCCTCGGGTACCCGCTTGGCGCTGCACGACGGCCTGGTGCTGGCCCGCACGCTGTCCAAGCACCGTGAGCTGTCCGACGCGCTGGTCGACTACGACCGGAGACGACGACCCGCGCTGGTCAACGTGCAGCTGCGGGCGTTGGAGAGCATGCGTTGGTTCGAGAACCTGCCCTCCACCCGGGGCATGGACGGTGGCACGTTCGGCTACGGCATCACCCGGCGCGGCATCGGGCTGCCGCCGCGCTGGCGGATGCGGCTCGGTCAGTCCGGCCCGATCCGCGCGCTGCGGCGGCGCCAGGACGATCGGGACCACCGCTGGGCGACCCGCGATCGGGCCCGGCCCGCGCCGCCGAGGGGCTCACGCCTCGCGCCCGACCACGAACGCGGCTAG